Proteins encoded by one window of Bauldia sp.:
- a CDS encoding helix-turn-helix domain-containing protein, with protein sequence MKSHKKSKLPSPDVTAAASPLASEVVDRMKSALALKNDSELARTLGVNPSTVAMWRKRGSVPYEQATKVAAETASSISYLLSGIAPQHAGTPLATAANEKIVAAIFLQFERSGWIELKPTVRREHGDLAADRATDFLVYFSNALAMFGEMTDKHGMTAKEAVELVARSIYPPRA encoded by the coding sequence ATGAAAAGTCACAAAAAGTCAAAACTGCCATCACCGGACGTGACCGCGGCGGCTTCGCCGCTGGCTTCTGAGGTTGTGGACAGAATGAAGTCGGCGCTCGCTTTGAAGAACGATAGCGAACTGGCGCGCACGCTCGGCGTGAATCCTTCGACGGTCGCTATGTGGCGAAAGCGGGGATCGGTGCCTTATGAGCAGGCCACCAAAGTGGCCGCCGAGACAGCATCCTCCATTTCTTATCTTCTCAGCGGGATTGCGCCACAACACGCAGGAACGCCGCTAGCGACCGCCGCCAATGAGAAGATCGTAGCGGCGATCTTCCTTCAATTTGAAAGGAGCGGATGGATAGAACTGAAGCCTACGGTGCGGCGAGAGCACGGAGATTTGGCAGCAGACCGAGCGACCGATTTTCTAGTCTATTTCAGTAATGCGTTGGCGATGTTCGGAGAGATGACCGACAAGCACGGGATGACGGCCAAGGAAGCTGTCGAGCTAGTGGCTCGTTCGATCTACCCCCCGCGAGCCTGA
- a CDS encoding ComEC/Rec2 family competence protein yields the protein MSETEGRAPKVRQRRFAAGAGGALAVAGARVGGFGTRLYLIFEAEMEAGRGFLWLPVAFGIGILIYFNLPREPNLIALASLAVFLFAATWNRRHTATALRLVVVATAIASGLLAAKVRTDWVDAPALAREGTTTVTGWIAATEESASGGKRVLIRVASVDKVAPAAQPQIARVTIRAKATDLHVGDAVSVLASIGPPSGPLMPGGYDFAFAPFFQRIGASGFAFGTAKPANLGPPPWSIRISEPLAALRDTLRVRIEQALPGNYGHIAAALIMGDQHGIAEATQDDMRASGLGHILSISGLHLALVAGSVFWLIRALLALSPALALNFPIKKWAAGAALAVATFYTGISGAEVATVRSWVMLAIMLTAILVDRRALTLRNVAVAALVILVFSPESLLSISFQMSFAATVALISAYEAIALWRSRSLREADARERTWFTRFRDGFVTLLLTSLVAGLATAPFGAYYFQRVAPLTLVANIAAAPAVSVVVMPMALLAVVAMPFGLEALPLKAMQWGLEWMLAVAHQTAAWSQGLGGVPAFPAPALLLMVAGFLWLTLWRERWRLVGIAPILLALPIAASAPRPDVVVDEDASAVAVRGDDGRFSVLGGKGAKFEVQNWLRADADTRAVNAPDLTRGVSCDTLGCTGHLADGRIVAFAQRRDAFAEDCLNAAIVISRYDAPPGCDAHALVIDGNVLGKFGAHAVYVQAGSFRVTTAYPAIRRPFMPPARD from the coding sequence GTGAGCGAGACAGAGGGCAGGGCGCCGAAGGTTCGGCAGCGCCGCTTTGCGGCTGGGGCCGGCGGCGCATTGGCGGTTGCGGGTGCACGCGTCGGCGGCTTCGGGACGCGCCTTTACCTCATCTTCGAAGCGGAAATGGAAGCGGGGCGCGGCTTCCTCTGGCTGCCGGTCGCCTTCGGGATCGGCATCCTCATCTACTTTAACCTGCCGCGCGAGCCGAACCTCATCGCGCTTGCCTCGCTGGCGGTGTTTCTGTTCGCGGCGACCTGGAACCGGCGCCACACCGCGACGGCGCTCCGCCTGGTGGTGGTGGCGACCGCCATCGCATCCGGCCTGCTCGCCGCCAAGGTGCGGACCGACTGGGTCGATGCGCCGGCGCTCGCCCGCGAAGGCACCACGACCGTCACCGGCTGGATCGCGGCGACCGAGGAATCGGCGAGCGGTGGCAAGCGCGTCCTCATCCGCGTCGCCTCGGTCGACAAAGTGGCACCGGCGGCGCAGCCGCAGATTGCGCGTGTCACGATCCGCGCCAAGGCCACCGACTTGCACGTCGGCGACGCCGTCTCTGTGCTCGCCAGCATCGGCCCGCCGAGCGGCCCGCTCATGCCCGGCGGCTACGACTTCGCCTTCGCGCCGTTCTTCCAGCGCATCGGTGCCAGCGGCTTTGCGTTCGGCACGGCGAAGCCGGCCAACTTGGGGCCGCCGCCGTGGTCGATCCGAATCAGCGAGCCGCTGGCGGCGCTCCGCGATACGCTGCGCGTTCGCATCGAACAGGCGCTGCCCGGCAACTACGGGCACATCGCCGCCGCGCTGATCATGGGCGACCAGCACGGCATCGCCGAGGCGACGCAGGACGACATGCGCGCCTCCGGCCTCGGCCACATCCTGTCGATCTCGGGGCTGCATCTGGCGCTGGTCGCCGGCTCGGTCTTCTGGTTGATACGCGCGCTGCTAGCGTTGTCGCCGGCGCTGGCGCTCAACTTCCCGATCAAGAAGTGGGCCGCCGGCGCGGCGCTGGCCGTGGCCACGTTCTACACCGGCATCTCGGGCGCCGAAGTGGCGACGGTGCGCTCGTGGGTGATGCTGGCGATCATGCTGACCGCGATCCTGGTCGATCGCCGCGCGCTGACGCTGCGTAACGTCGCGGTCGCGGCGCTCGTCATTCTCGTGTTCAGCCCGGAAAGCCTGCTGTCGATCAGCTTCCAGATGTCGTTTGCCGCTACCGTCGCGCTGATCTCGGCCTACGAGGCGATCGCGCTGTGGCGCTCGCGCAGCCTGCGCGAGGCGGACGCGCGCGAACGCACATGGTTCACGCGGTTCCGCGATGGCTTTGTCACTCTGCTGCTCACGTCGCTGGTCGCCGGCCTCGCGACCGCGCCGTTCGGCGCCTACTACTTCCAGCGCGTCGCGCCGCTGACGCTGGTCGCCAACATCGCGGCAGCGCCGGCGGTCAGCGTCGTGGTCATGCCGATGGCGCTGCTCGCCGTTGTCGCGATGCCGTTCGGCCTTGAGGCGTTGCCGCTGAAGGCGATGCAGTGGGGCCTGGAATGGATGCTCGCCGTCGCGCACCAAACCGCGGCGTGGTCGCAGGGCCTCGGCGGCGTGCCGGCATTCCCGGCACCGGCCTTGCTGCTAATGGTCGCCGGATTTTTGTGGCTGACGCTGTGGCGCGAGCGCTGGCGACTGGTGGGGATCGCGCCGATCCTGCTGGCGCTGCCGATCGCGGCAAGCGCCCCGCGGCCGGACGTTGTTGTCGATGAAGACGCCAGCGCGGTTGCGGTGCGCGGCGACGACGGACGCTTCTCCGTCCTCGGCGGCAAGGGCGCGAAATTCGAGGTGCAAAACTGGCTGCGGGCGGACGCCGACACGCGCGCAGTGAACGCCCCCGATCTGACGCGCGGCGTCAGTTGCGACACCCTCGGCTGCACCGGCCATCTCGCGGATGGGCGGATAGTCGCCTTTGCCCAGCGACGCGATGCCTTTGCCGAGGATTGCCTGAACGCGGCGATCGTCATCTCGCGCTACGACGCGCCGCCGGGATGCGATGCGCACGCCCTCGTCATCGACGGCAACGTGCTAGGCAAATTCGGCGCGCACGCCGTCTATGTTCAGGCTGGAAGTTTCCGGGTGACGACCGCCTATCCGGCGATCCGGCGGCCGTTCATGCCGCCGGCCCGTGATTAG
- a CDS encoding glutamine--tRNA ligase/YqeY domain fusion protein, whose amino-acid sequence MAENETAERTAGEDFVRDIVRADLAAGRHAGVVTRFPPEPNGYLHIGHAKSICLNFGLAEEFGGRCALRFDDTNPAKEEQEYIDAIKRDVRWLGFDWGDNLHHASDYFEQLYDWALHLIRAGKAYVDDQSQEEMRAARGTLTEPGRNSPFRERGVAENLDLFQRMRAGEFPDGARVLRAKIDMASGNINLRDPVMYRILNAPHPRTGTAWKIYPSYDFAHGQSDAIEQVTHSLCTLEFADHRPLYDWFVANLPVPAVPHQYEFARLNLNYTVLSKRVLTELVRGKYVTGWDDPRMPTLAGLRRRGVPPEAIRDFVKRIGLARADSLVDVGVFDFAVREFLNKTAARRMAVLRPLKVIIENYPEGQSEDLEAVNNPEDPAAGSRMVRFGRELYVEREDFMEDPPKKFFRLSPGQEVRLRYAYFVKCVGVQKDAAGNVTAIRCTYDPATRGGNAPPDGRKVKATLHWVSAADAVTAEVRLINSLFRSAVPDTSNFAADLNPDSWEVLTGAKLEPAAVSDNSEAPVQFERLGYFCRDRDSTPGHPVFNRTVGLRDTFAKTLAEGGKP is encoded by the coding sequence ATGGCGGAAAACGAGACTGCAGAGCGCACGGCGGGCGAGGATTTCGTCCGCGACATCGTGCGCGCCGATCTCGCGGCCGGCCGCCACGCCGGCGTCGTCACCCGCTTTCCGCCGGAGCCGAACGGCTACCTGCACATCGGCCACGCCAAATCGATCTGCCTCAACTTCGGCCTCGCCGAGGAGTTCGGCGGCCGCTGCGCGCTCCGCTTCGACGACACCAATCCGGCGAAGGAGGAGCAGGAGTACATCGACGCGATCAAGCGCGACGTGCGCTGGCTGGGCTTCGACTGGGGCGACAATCTCCACCACGCCTCGGATTATTTCGAGCAGCTCTATGACTGGGCGCTGCATCTCATCCGGGCGGGCAAGGCTTACGTCGACGACCAGTCGCAGGAGGAAATGCGGGCGGCGCGCGGCACGCTGACCGAACCCGGCCGCAACAGTCCTTTCCGCGAGCGGGGCGTCGCGGAGAACCTCGACCTGTTCCAGCGCATGCGGGCGGGGGAGTTCCCCGACGGCGCCCGCGTGCTGCGCGCCAAGATCGACATGGCGTCTGGCAACATCAATCTCCGCGATCCGGTGATGTACCGCATTCTCAACGCGCCGCATCCGCGCACCGGCACGGCGTGGAAGATTTATCCGAGCTACGACTTCGCGCACGGCCAATCGGATGCCATCGAGCAGGTGACGCATTCGCTGTGCACGCTGGAATTTGCCGACCACCGGCCGCTCTACGACTGGTTTGTCGCCAATCTGCCGGTGCCGGCGGTGCCGCATCAGTACGAATTCGCGCGGCTCAACCTCAACTACACGGTGCTGTCGAAGCGCGTGCTGACCGAGCTGGTGCGCGGCAAGTACGTCACCGGTTGGGACGATCCGCGCATGCCGACACTGGCTGGGCTGCGTCGCCGCGGCGTGCCGCCCGAGGCGATCCGCGATTTCGTAAAGCGCATCGGCCTGGCGCGCGCCGACAGCCTGGTCGATGTCGGCGTCTTCGATTTTGCCGTCCGCGAATTCCTCAACAAGACGGCCGCGCGTCGCATGGCCGTGTTGCGGCCGCTCAAGGTGATCATCGAGAACTACCCGGAAGGGCAGAGCGAGGACCTCGAGGCGGTCAACAACCCCGAGGATCCAGCGGCCGGTTCGCGCATGGTCCGCTTCGGCCGCGAGCTCTACGTCGAGCGGGAAGATTTTATGGAAGACCCGCCGAAGAAATTCTTCCGCCTGTCGCCCGGGCAGGAAGTGCGGCTCCGCTACGCCTACTTCGTCAAATGCGTCGGGGTCCAGAAGGACGCCGCCGGCAACGTGACAGCGATCCGCTGCACGTACGATCCGGCGACACGCGGCGGCAACGCGCCGCCCGACGGGCGCAAAGTGAAGGCAACGCTGCACTGGGTGTCGGCCGCCGACGCCGTTACCGCCGAGGTGCGGCTGATCAATTCGCTGTTCCGGAGCGCGGTGCCCGACACGTCGAATTTCGCCGCCGACCTCAACCCGGACTCGTGGGAGGTGCTGACCGGCGCGAAGCTCGAGCCGGCCGCGGTCAGCGACAACAGCGAGGCGCCGGTGCAGTTCGAGCGGCTCGGCTATTTCTGCCGCGACCGTGACTCGACGCCCGGCCATCCGGTGTTCAACCGCACGGTCGGGTTGCGTGATACCTTCGCCAAGACGCTTGCCGAGGGGGGCAAGCCCTAG
- the lexA gene encoding transcriptional repressor LexA has protein sequence MLTRKQYELLVFVHGRLKETGIPPSFDEMKDALDLRSKSGIHRLIKALEERGFIKRLPNRARALEVIRLPESMQQAAVAAAPAGRARGFSPSVIEGNLGRVRTPDSANSNEPVLVPVMGRIAAGSPIEAIQVQSHVIGVPPDMLSPGEHFALEVRGDSMIEAGIFDGDTVLIRKSDTAETGDIVVALVDEEEATLKRLRKKGASIALEAANPAYETRIFGPDRVRIQGRLVGLLRKY, from the coding sequence ATGCTGACGCGCAAGCAATACGAACTGCTCGTTTTTGTTCACGGGCGGCTGAAAGAGACCGGCATTCCGCCCTCCTTCGACGAGATGAAGGACGCGCTGGATTTGCGCTCCAAGTCCGGAATCCATCGCCTGATCAAAGCGTTGGAGGAGCGCGGCTTCATCAAGCGGCTGCCCAACCGTGCCCGTGCGCTGGAAGTCATCCGTCTCCCCGAGTCGATGCAGCAGGCGGCCGTCGCCGCAGCCCCTGCCGGGCGCGCTCGCGGCTTCTCGCCCAGCGTCATCGAAGGCAACCTCGGCCGCGTCCGCACCCCGGACAGCGCCAATTCCAACGAGCCGGTGCTGGTTCCCGTCATGGGCCGCATCGCCGCCGGCTCGCCGATCGAGGCGATCCAGGTGCAGAGCCACGTCATCGGTGTCCCGCCCGACATGCTGTCGCCAGGCGAGCATTTCGCGCTCGAAGTGCGCGGCGACTCGATGATCGAGGCCGGCATCTTCGACGGCGACACCGTCCTGATCCGAAAGAGCGACACCGCCGAGACCGGCGACATCGTGGTCGCGCTCGTCGATGAGGAAGAAGCGACCTTGAAGCGCCTGCGCAAGAAGGGCGCCTCGATCGCGCTGGAGGCCGCCAACCCGGCCTACGAGACGCGCATTTTCGGACCGGACCGCGTCCGCATCCAGGGCCGCCTCGTCGGCCTGCTGCGCAAGTACTAG
- a CDS encoding DNA-binding protein — translation MTDKVAVVKARFEAEGVAITTWARANGFDARKVYRVLSGELKCKRGEVHRIAVALGLKTEPETLQFRR, via the coding sequence ATGACGGACAAAGTTGCGGTCGTGAAGGCTCGCTTCGAGGCTGAGGGCGTTGCCATCACTACATGGGCGCGAGCCAACGGCTTCGATGCGCGCAAGGTGTATCGTGTTCTCTCTGGTGAACTGAAGTGCAAGCGCGGCGAGGTGCACCGTATCGCCGTTGCCCTTGGATTGAAGACCGAGCCCGAGACGCTACAGTTCCGGCGATAG